From Anomalospiza imberbis isolate Cuckoo-Finch-1a 21T00152 chromosome 6, ASM3175350v1, whole genome shotgun sequence, one genomic window encodes:
- the PAPLN gene encoding papilin isoform X1 has product MQKAEMKNLFLLLMLTTTSPSAFSGRRMKRQVDVWGSWGEWSKCSRSCGGGVSFRQRRCYSQRTEGTSSCVGPTRNYRSCNVQNCPEGSWDFRAEQCAEFDGTEFQGKKYKWLPYYGAPNKCELNCIPKGENFYYRHKEAVVDGTTCEPGKRDICVEGVCQAVGCDNMLESAKKEDKCLQCGGDGSTCYGVKGTFDVASLPKGYNQIFIIPVGATSIQIKEVKPSRNFLAVKNVQGEYYLNGHWTIDFSRALQVASTVLHYDRGLEGDVAPELLHARGPTTEPLVIELISQEPNTGVQYEYYLPLQGQASGYSWSYSSWSECSSECGGGFQSRLVFCTIDNEIYPDYMCRNKPQPDNNRTCGHQPCPQTKRTSYIYLPQAWSHSGAQSSQMKSWKTGEWGSCSATCGGGTQTRSVYCVAFDGQSPQGVVDDAECMAFAQQPRRSQPCNVRQCATWSTGPWSECSASCGEGVQTRTVTCRTQRGSQAQDFACLMEPKPSATQPCLKENCIQEIDWHVGDWGLCSKSCDSGIRTRQVICADGDSKFYSPETCKAIQPQKPATLGSCNTQPCYLPQQVPSMQDTMGYNVTRQSLLTRYNPNSPAPDSDDGRMLPGNTMIHSASGNQHIPFTKDHSINLFAVHWEPQSRSPGSHRLSFSQDPPAGTGSQDCHQSPHGCCPDGRTLALGPLGRGCPLSTCHQNRYGCCPNGVSAAQGPNNIGCPEYYHDIRTRQNHPSVTTPAASQALSQQHPSGECRGSMYGCCFDNVASARGPRGEGCLNRPNYPYPVMCLLPSAHGPCTNWTTRWYFVGVVGKCNRFWYGGCHGNKNSFASEEECMRVCHTSVGVSHLELQPSPGTEALEHQQTGSSSHTGHAQGQQQSPTRETASHIQEGRTYGASLPKQDSHSWRRDVLPEALPRTDMLESQRWDTRRSRLGQLHSWETAMPRPSDRQSSSGQQVLPQEGKQWREAFGADVSVTEGFGHQESADVFPAQALHRTILEEAKPSLVTAVVGQNIQLVCKTGVSPLSRVEWMKNSRPVFSDRHTYQSDSSLVISHVQPEDAGTYTCLTSDGRTESRQIQLQITEYQSSVLAEGERGRVLQEANQQRRGLSRGRQLVQAAGSSVRQQLTYRLKMDKSEPTVVEANVGERVRLPCIVEASPTFTIEWQKDGQPLSSPRHRQQADGALVISRVSSEDIGFFTCIASNGRDRDQRQVLLRPLGELRITGLLPSITVPEGGTALLHCTVTGNNVNIRWSRNGVPMRGDGHHIHLSQDGSLTISNVQEADEGSYTCSAYSSSSSVSASSEVKVLRSRPSTTESHIVDLSRECVDQPHLANCDLILQAQLCGNEYYSSFCCASCARHRPQGSPSHPAGDSHHHGHSDQ; this is encoded by the exons CACCTAATAAGTGTGAGTTAAACTGTATTCCCAAAGGAGAAAACTTCTACTACAGGCACAAGGAAGCAGTGGTAGATGGGACTACCTGTGAACCTGGCAAGCGAGATATCTGTGTAGAGGGAGTTTGTCAG GCTGTTGGCTGTGATAATATGCTGGAATCTGCCAAGAAGGAGGACAAGTGCCTGCAGTGTGGAGGAGATGGCAGCACCTGCTATGGTGTGAAGGGCACTTTTGATGTGGCCAGCCTCCCCAAAG GTTACAATCAAATCTTTATTATCCCTGTGGGAGCCACAAGCATCCAAATTAAGGAGGTTAAGCCCAGCAGGAACTTCCTAG CTGTCAAGAACGTGCAAGGGGAATATTACCTGAACGGGCACTGGACGATTGACTTCAGCCGGGCGCTGCAGGTGGCCAGCACGGTGCTGCACTATGACCGTGGCTTAGAGGGTGATGTGGCCCCAGAGCTCCTCCATGCCCGGGGTCCCACCACAGAACCCCTCGTCATTGAG CTCATCAGCCAGGAGCCAAACACTGGGGTACAGTATGAGTATTACCTGCCCCTGCAAGGACAGGCCTCGGGTTACAGCTGGAGCTACAGTTCCTGGAGCGAGTGCAGCTCTGAATGTGGAGGAG GTTTCCAATCCCGCTTGGTGTTTTGTACCATAGACAATGAAATTTATCCAGACTATATGTGCAGGAATAAACCACAACCAGACAACAACCGGACATGTGGTCATCAGCCTTGTCCCCAGACAAAACG GACTTCTTACATCTACCTGCCGCAAGCCTGGAGTCACAGTGgcgcacaaagctctcagatgAAGAG CTGGAAAACGGGAGAGTGGGGATCCTGCTCAGCCACCTGTGGCGGGGGCACCCAGACGCGCTCCGTGTACTGCGTGGCGTTTGACGGCCAGAGCCCGCAGGGGGTGGTGGATGACGCCGAGTGCATGGCCTTCGCCCAGCAGCCGCGCCGCAGCCAGCCCTGCAACGTCCGGCAGTGTGCCACCTGGAGCACGGGGCCCTGGTCCGAG TGCTCAGCCAGCTGTGGGGAAGGAGTGCAGACCCGGACTGTCACCTGCAGGACGCAGCGGGGCTCTCAGGCTCAGGACTTTGCTTGTCTAATGGAGCCAAAGCCATCagccacccagccctgccttaAGGAGAACTGCATCCAGGAAATCGACTGGCACGTTGGAGACTGGGGTCTG TGTTCCAAGAGCTGCGATTCAGGCATCCGGACACGCCAGGTCATCTGTGCTGACGGTGACTCCAAATTCTACAGTCCTGAGACATGCAAAGCCATCCAGCCACAGAAACCAGCCACCCTGGGTAGCTGCAACACACAGCCCTGCTACCTGCCACAGC AGGTCCCCAGTATGCAGGACACTATGGGATACAATGTCACTCGCCAGTCCTTGCTGACACGTTACAACCCAAACAGCCCTGCCCCAG ATTCTGATGATGGAAGGATGCTCCCTGGGAACACCATGATCCATAGTGCCTCAGGGAATCAGCACATTCCATTCACCAAAGACCACAGCATCAACTTGTTTGCTGTCCACTGGGAGCCCCAGTCCCGTTCCCCAGGTTCCCATCGGCTCAGTTTCTCTCAGGATCCCCCTGCAGGGACTGGCTCCCAGGACTGCCACCAGAGCCCACATGGCTGCTGTCCAGATGGACGCACTCTGGCGTTGGGCCCTCTGGGGAGAGGCTGCCCTCTCAGCACCTGCCACCAAAACAG GTATGGCTGCTGCCCCAATGGAGTATCAGCTGCCCAGGGTCCAAACAACATTGGATGCCCAGAGTATTACCATGACATTCGAACGAGACAAAATCATCCCTCTGTGACCACTCCAGCA GCAAGCCAAGCCTTGTCCCAGCAGCACCCCTCAGGCGAGTGCCGTGGCTCCATGTACGGCTGCTGTTTTGACAATGTCGCCTCAGCCAGAGGTCCTCGAGGGGAAGGATGTCTCAATAGGCCCAACTACC CATACCCTGTCATGTGCCTGCTGCCCAGTGCCCACGGCCCCTGCACCAACTGGACCACTCGCTGGTACTTTGTGGGAGTTGTTGGCAAATGCAACCGGTTTTGGTATGGCGGCTGTCACGGCAATAAAAACAGCTTTGCCTCGGAGGAGGAGTGCATGAGAGTGTGCCACACCTCTGTGGGAGTCAGTCATCTGGAGCTCCAGCCCTCTCCTGGCACAGAAGCCCTGGAGCACCAGCAGACTGGTTCCAGTTCTCACACAGGACATGCTCAGGGTCAGCAGCAATCACCCACAAGAGAGACTGCAAGTCACATCCAAGAAGGAAGAACCTATGGGGCTTCACTCCCCAAGCaagacagccacagctggaggaGGGATGTGCTGCCAGAGGCCTTGCCAAGGACTGATATGCTGGAGAGCCAGCGCTGGGACACCCGGCGAAGCAGACTGGGCCAGCTGCACTCCTGGGAAACAGCCATGCCTAGGCCCTCggacaggcagagcagcagtggcCAGCAGGTGCTGCCCCAGGAAGGCAAGCAGTGGCGTGAAGCTTTTGGAGCAGATGTTTCTGTGACTGAGGGATTTGGGCACCAGGAGTCTGCAGACGTGTTCCCAGCACAAGCTCTGCACAG AACAATCCTGGAGGAAGCCAAGCCCTCTCTTGTGACAGCAGTTGTGGGACAAAACATCCAGCTGGTCTGCAAGACAGGCGTGTCCCCACTCTCCAGAGTGGAGTGGATGAAGAACAGCCGACCAGTCTTCTCTGACAG GCACACCTACCAGTCCGACAGCTCTCTGGTGATCAGCCACGTCCAGCCCGAGGACGCTGGCACCTACACGTGCCTCACTTCTGACGGGAGGACGGAGAGCCGACAGATTCAGCTGCAGATCACAG AGTACCAGAGCAGTGTTCTGGCCGAGGGTGAGAGAGGTCGGGTCCTTCAGGAGGCAAACCAGCAGCGCCGAGGGTTATCCAGAGGCAGGCAGCTTGTGCAGGCAGCCGGCTCCTCTGTGCGTCAGCAGCTCACATACAG GTTGAAAATGGATAAGAGCGAGCCCACAGTAGTGGAGGCCAATGTTGGGGAGAGAGTCAGACTGCCCTGCATAGTGGAAGCATCACCAACTTTCACCATTGAGTGGCAGAAAGATGGGCagcccctctcctctcccag gcacaggcagcaggcgGATGGGGCCCTGGTGATCAGCCGGGTCAGCTCTGAAGACATTGGCTTCTTCACCTGCATTGCCTCCAATGGACGTGACCGTGACCAGCGCCAGGTCCTGCTCCGACCTCTAG GAGAGCTGAGGATCACTGGTCTTCTGCCAAGCATCACAGTACCTGAGGGAGGGACTGCTCTGCTTCATTGTACAGTGACTGGCAACAATGTGAATATAAGGTGGTCAAG GAACGGAGTTCCCATGCGGGGGGATGGCCACCACATCCACCTGTCCCAGGATGGAAGCCTGACTATAAGCAACGTCCAAGAGGCTGACGAGGGATCCTACACATGCAGCGcctacagcagcagcagctcagtcaGTGCCAGCTCGGAGGTGAAGGTGCTGAGGAGCCGGCCTAGCA CTACTGAGAGTCACATTGTGGACCTGAGCAGAGAGTGTGTGGACCAGCCCCACCTTGCCAACTGTGACCTGATCCTGCAGGCCCAGCTCTGTGGTAATGAGTACTATTCCAGCttctgctgtgccagctgcgCTCGCCACCgtccccagggcagcccctcGCACCCCGCGGGTGACAGCCACCACCACGGCCACAGTGACCAGTGA
- the PAPLN gene encoding papilin isoform X3, translated as MKNLFLLLMLTTTSPSAFSGRRMKRQVDVWGSWGEWSKCSRSCGGGVSFRQRRCYSQRTEGTSSCVGPTRNYRSCNVQNCPEGSWDFRAEQCAEFDGTEFQGKKYKWLPYYGAPNKCELNCIPKGENFYYRHKEAVVDGTTCEPGKRDICVEGVCQAVGCDNMLESAKKEDKCLQCGGDGSTCYGVKGTFDVASLPKGYNQIFIIPVGATSIQIKEVKPSRNFLAVKNVQGEYYLNGHWTIDFSRALQVASTVLHYDRGLEGDVAPELLHARGPTTEPLVIELISQEPNTGVQYEYYLPLQGQASGYSWSYSSWSECSSECGGGFQSRLVFCTIDNEIYPDYMCRNKPQPDNNRTCGHQPCPQTKRTSYIYLPQAWSHSGAQSSQMKSWKTGEWGSCSATCGGGTQTRSVYCVAFDGQSPQGVVDDAECMAFAQQPRRSQPCNVRQCATWSTGPWSECSASCGEGVQTRTVTCRTQRGSQAQDFACLMEPKPSATQPCLKENCIQEIDWHVGDWGLCSKSCDSGIRTRQVICADGDSKFYSPETCKAIQPQKPATLGSCNTQPCYLPQQVPSMQDTMGYNVTRQSLLTRYNPNSPAPDSDDGRMLPGNTMIHSASGNQHIPFTKDHSINLFAVHWEPQSRSPGSHRLSFSQDPPAGTGSQDCHQSPHGCCPDGRTLALGPLGRGCPLSTCHQNRYGCCPNGVSAAQGPNNIGCPEYYHDIRTRQNHPSVTTPAASQALSQQHPSGECRGSMYGCCFDNVASARGPRGEGCLNRPNYPYPVMCLLPSAHGPCTNWTTRWYFVGVVGKCNRFWYGGCHGNKNSFASEEECMRVCHTSVGVSHLELQPSPGTEALEHQQTGSSSHTGHAQGQQQSPTRETASHIQEGRTYGASLPKQDSHSWRRDVLPEALPRTDMLESQRWDTRRSRLGQLHSWETAMPRPSDRQSSSGQQVLPQEGKQWREAFGADVSVTEGFGHQESADVFPAQALHRTILEEAKPSLVTAVVGQNIQLVCKTGVSPLSRVEWMKNSRPVFSDRHTYQSDSSLVISHVQPEDAGTYTCLTSDGRTESRQIQLQITEYQSSVLAEGERGRVLQEANQQRRGLSRGRQLVQAAGSSVRQQLTYRLKMDKSEPTVVEANVGERVRLPCIVEASPTFTIEWQKDGQPLSSPRHRQQADGALVISRVSSEDIGFFTCIASNGRDRDQRQVLLRPLGELRITGLLPSITVPEGGTALLHCTVTGNNVNIRWSRNGVPMRGDGHHIHLSQDGSLTISNVQEADEGSYTCSAYSSSSSVSASSEVKVLRSRPSTTESHIVDLSRECVDQPHLANCDLILQAQLCGNEYYSSFCCASCARHRPQGSPSHPAGDSHHHGHSDQ; from the exons CACCTAATAAGTGTGAGTTAAACTGTATTCCCAAAGGAGAAAACTTCTACTACAGGCACAAGGAAGCAGTGGTAGATGGGACTACCTGTGAACCTGGCAAGCGAGATATCTGTGTAGAGGGAGTTTGTCAG GCTGTTGGCTGTGATAATATGCTGGAATCTGCCAAGAAGGAGGACAAGTGCCTGCAGTGTGGAGGAGATGGCAGCACCTGCTATGGTGTGAAGGGCACTTTTGATGTGGCCAGCCTCCCCAAAG GTTACAATCAAATCTTTATTATCCCTGTGGGAGCCACAAGCATCCAAATTAAGGAGGTTAAGCCCAGCAGGAACTTCCTAG CTGTCAAGAACGTGCAAGGGGAATATTACCTGAACGGGCACTGGACGATTGACTTCAGCCGGGCGCTGCAGGTGGCCAGCACGGTGCTGCACTATGACCGTGGCTTAGAGGGTGATGTGGCCCCAGAGCTCCTCCATGCCCGGGGTCCCACCACAGAACCCCTCGTCATTGAG CTCATCAGCCAGGAGCCAAACACTGGGGTACAGTATGAGTATTACCTGCCCCTGCAAGGACAGGCCTCGGGTTACAGCTGGAGCTACAGTTCCTGGAGCGAGTGCAGCTCTGAATGTGGAGGAG GTTTCCAATCCCGCTTGGTGTTTTGTACCATAGACAATGAAATTTATCCAGACTATATGTGCAGGAATAAACCACAACCAGACAACAACCGGACATGTGGTCATCAGCCTTGTCCCCAGACAAAACG GACTTCTTACATCTACCTGCCGCAAGCCTGGAGTCACAGTGgcgcacaaagctctcagatgAAGAG CTGGAAAACGGGAGAGTGGGGATCCTGCTCAGCCACCTGTGGCGGGGGCACCCAGACGCGCTCCGTGTACTGCGTGGCGTTTGACGGCCAGAGCCCGCAGGGGGTGGTGGATGACGCCGAGTGCATGGCCTTCGCCCAGCAGCCGCGCCGCAGCCAGCCCTGCAACGTCCGGCAGTGTGCCACCTGGAGCACGGGGCCCTGGTCCGAG TGCTCAGCCAGCTGTGGGGAAGGAGTGCAGACCCGGACTGTCACCTGCAGGACGCAGCGGGGCTCTCAGGCTCAGGACTTTGCTTGTCTAATGGAGCCAAAGCCATCagccacccagccctgccttaAGGAGAACTGCATCCAGGAAATCGACTGGCACGTTGGAGACTGGGGTCTG TGTTCCAAGAGCTGCGATTCAGGCATCCGGACACGCCAGGTCATCTGTGCTGACGGTGACTCCAAATTCTACAGTCCTGAGACATGCAAAGCCATCCAGCCACAGAAACCAGCCACCCTGGGTAGCTGCAACACACAGCCCTGCTACCTGCCACAGC AGGTCCCCAGTATGCAGGACACTATGGGATACAATGTCACTCGCCAGTCCTTGCTGACACGTTACAACCCAAACAGCCCTGCCCCAG ATTCTGATGATGGAAGGATGCTCCCTGGGAACACCATGATCCATAGTGCCTCAGGGAATCAGCACATTCCATTCACCAAAGACCACAGCATCAACTTGTTTGCTGTCCACTGGGAGCCCCAGTCCCGTTCCCCAGGTTCCCATCGGCTCAGTTTCTCTCAGGATCCCCCTGCAGGGACTGGCTCCCAGGACTGCCACCAGAGCCCACATGGCTGCTGTCCAGATGGACGCACTCTGGCGTTGGGCCCTCTGGGGAGAGGCTGCCCTCTCAGCACCTGCCACCAAAACAG GTATGGCTGCTGCCCCAATGGAGTATCAGCTGCCCAGGGTCCAAACAACATTGGATGCCCAGAGTATTACCATGACATTCGAACGAGACAAAATCATCCCTCTGTGACCACTCCAGCA GCAAGCCAAGCCTTGTCCCAGCAGCACCCCTCAGGCGAGTGCCGTGGCTCCATGTACGGCTGCTGTTTTGACAATGTCGCCTCAGCCAGAGGTCCTCGAGGGGAAGGATGTCTCAATAGGCCCAACTACC CATACCCTGTCATGTGCCTGCTGCCCAGTGCCCACGGCCCCTGCACCAACTGGACCACTCGCTGGTACTTTGTGGGAGTTGTTGGCAAATGCAACCGGTTTTGGTATGGCGGCTGTCACGGCAATAAAAACAGCTTTGCCTCGGAGGAGGAGTGCATGAGAGTGTGCCACACCTCTGTGGGAGTCAGTCATCTGGAGCTCCAGCCCTCTCCTGGCACAGAAGCCCTGGAGCACCAGCAGACTGGTTCCAGTTCTCACACAGGACATGCTCAGGGTCAGCAGCAATCACCCACAAGAGAGACTGCAAGTCACATCCAAGAAGGAAGAACCTATGGGGCTTCACTCCCCAAGCaagacagccacagctggaggaGGGATGTGCTGCCAGAGGCCTTGCCAAGGACTGATATGCTGGAGAGCCAGCGCTGGGACACCCGGCGAAGCAGACTGGGCCAGCTGCACTCCTGGGAAACAGCCATGCCTAGGCCCTCggacaggcagagcagcagtggcCAGCAGGTGCTGCCCCAGGAAGGCAAGCAGTGGCGTGAAGCTTTTGGAGCAGATGTTTCTGTGACTGAGGGATTTGGGCACCAGGAGTCTGCAGACGTGTTCCCAGCACAAGCTCTGCACAG AACAATCCTGGAGGAAGCCAAGCCCTCTCTTGTGACAGCAGTTGTGGGACAAAACATCCAGCTGGTCTGCAAGACAGGCGTGTCCCCACTCTCCAGAGTGGAGTGGATGAAGAACAGCCGACCAGTCTTCTCTGACAG GCACACCTACCAGTCCGACAGCTCTCTGGTGATCAGCCACGTCCAGCCCGAGGACGCTGGCACCTACACGTGCCTCACTTCTGACGGGAGGACGGAGAGCCGACAGATTCAGCTGCAGATCACAG AGTACCAGAGCAGTGTTCTGGCCGAGGGTGAGAGAGGTCGGGTCCTTCAGGAGGCAAACCAGCAGCGCCGAGGGTTATCCAGAGGCAGGCAGCTTGTGCAGGCAGCCGGCTCCTCTGTGCGTCAGCAGCTCACATACAG GTTGAAAATGGATAAGAGCGAGCCCACAGTAGTGGAGGCCAATGTTGGGGAGAGAGTCAGACTGCCCTGCATAGTGGAAGCATCACCAACTTTCACCATTGAGTGGCAGAAAGATGGGCagcccctctcctctcccag gcacaggcagcaggcgGATGGGGCCCTGGTGATCAGCCGGGTCAGCTCTGAAGACATTGGCTTCTTCACCTGCATTGCCTCCAATGGACGTGACCGTGACCAGCGCCAGGTCCTGCTCCGACCTCTAG GAGAGCTGAGGATCACTGGTCTTCTGCCAAGCATCACAGTACCTGAGGGAGGGACTGCTCTGCTTCATTGTACAGTGACTGGCAACAATGTGAATATAAGGTGGTCAAG GAACGGAGTTCCCATGCGGGGGGATGGCCACCACATCCACCTGTCCCAGGATGGAAGCCTGACTATAAGCAACGTCCAAGAGGCTGACGAGGGATCCTACACATGCAGCGcctacagcagcagcagctcagtcaGTGCCAGCTCGGAGGTGAAGGTGCTGAGGAGCCGGCCTAGCA CTACTGAGAGTCACATTGTGGACCTGAGCAGAGAGTGTGTGGACCAGCCCCACCTTGCCAACTGTGACCTGATCCTGCAGGCCCAGCTCTGTGGTAATGAGTACTATTCCAGCttctgctgtgccagctgcgCTCGCCACCgtccccagggcagcccctcGCACCCCGCGGGTGACAGCCACCACCACGGCCACAGTGACCAGTGA